Genomic window (Acidobacteriota bacterium):
GAGGTCCGGACATCGATCCAGGACAAGGACACGCAGGGATATAACGTCACGGCCGAAATCCCCGGCACGGACAAGAAGGACGAGCTGGTCATGCTTGGCGGCCACCTCGACTCCTGGACGGGCGGGACGGGGGCCGTGGACGATGCTTCCGGCTGCGCCGTGGCCATGGAAGCGATGCGCATCCTCAAGGCCCTGGGGGTCAAACCCCGCCGGACCATCCGGGCGGCCTTCTGGACAGGGGAGGAGGAAGGCTTTTACGGCTCGCGCGGCTATGTCGCCCGCCACTTCGGGGACACCGATAAACAGAGCCTTGGCAAGATGAACTTCGACGAGCTCGAAAAGAACTGGCGTAATCCTCTCGGCGATTCAACCAAGCTCCTTGCCAAGCCCGATTACGCCAAGATCTCGGGCTACTTCAACTACGACAATGGCTCGGGCCGGATCCGAGGCGTCTACCTCCAGGAGAATTTTGCCGTCCGGCCGATCTTCGAGGAATGGATGAAGCCGCTCAAGGACCTAGGCGTGACGGCCATCGCCCTGCAGAACACCGAGGGCACGGACCACCTGCCGTTCGACTATATCGGCATCCCCGGCTTCCAGTTCATCCAGGACCCGCTCGACTACTTTCCCGGCCTCCATCACACGAACCAGGACGTCTACGACCATGCCGTCGCCGAGGACCTTATCCAGTCGGCCGTGGTCATGGCCTACTTCGTCTACCAGACGGCCATGCGGGACGAGATGCTGCCTCGCAAGCCCCTCCCGATCCCGGTGGAGATGACGGGAAGAACCAGATAGCTCGCATGGACAAGCCGCCTCTCGAGGTCATGCGGGCCCGCTATTCGTGCCGGGCCTATCTTCCAAAGCCCCTGGATGACTGGACCCAGGCCGGGCTCCGGGCGCGGCTGGAGGGCCTGCGGGCCGGCCCTTTCGGCGGCCGGGTCCGCTTCCTCCTGGCCGCTGCCGCGGCCGGCGACGAGCGGGAGATCAAGGGGCTGGGCACCTACGGCAATATCCGCAACCCCCAGGCCTTCATCATCGGCGCCGTCGGGTCGGGAACCGGGGACCTGGAGGATTTCGGCTATCTCATGGAGAAGGCGGTCCTGGCGGCCGTCGATCTGGGGCTGGCCACGTGCTGGCTCGGCGGCGGCTTCCGGCAGAGCCGCTTCGCCGCGAAGATCGGGGTGGCCGGGAACGAGACGGTTCCGGCGGTCGTGTCGGTCGGGTATCCAGCGGACGCCAGCCATCCGGGAGGGCTGCAGGGCTTCTTTTCCGGGCGGACGTCCCGGTTGGCGCCCGACAAGCTTTTCTTCTCGCCGGATTTCGGCCGGCCCCTCGGACCCGGCGAAGGCGGCCCGCTCGGCCCGGCGCTCGAGGCCGTGCGCTGGGGCCCGTCGGCTTCGAACAAGCAGCCCTGGCGCATCGTCCGCGCCGGCCGGCTGTGGCACTTCTATCTCCAGAGGACCAAGGGCTACGGCAACGGGCTGCTGAACAGGATCATGGGAACGGCCGACCTGCAGCGGGTCGACCTGGGGATCGCGATGAGCCACTTCGAGCTGGCCGCCCGCGAGCTGGGCGCGGTCGGGACATGGCTTTCCGCCGATCCCGGCCTGGCGCTGCCCGACGATCTGACCGGCTACACGGCGACGTGGCGCGAAGCCGTCCCGGCCGGCCCGGAAAGCGAGGGGCGATGAAGATCCGCCCGGGACGCGTCCGGATGCCGCGGGCCCTGGTCGCGGCGGGGATCCTGTCGGTGACGGCCATGGCCTGCGCCAAGCCGCCCGCGCCGGGCCCCCGCGCGGATCAAGCGGTTTCCTGGGTCGTCCAGGCGAGCGGCGCCGCGGCGAACCTGCGCGGCGTTTCGGCCGTGGACGACCGGACGGCCTGGGCCAGCGGTTCGAACGGCACGGTCCTCCGGACGCTCGACGGAGGGGCGACTTGGGCCCTCATCCCGGTCCCGGGCGCGGAGAAGACGGATTTCCGCGACATCGAGGCCTTCGGGCCCGACGAGGCGGTCGTCATGGGCGTCGACCGCCCGGCCCGGATATACAGGACGACGGACGGGGGCGGGACCTGGGCCTTGGCTTATTTCGACGACACGCCCGGGATCTTCCTGGACGGCCTGGCCTTCTTTGACGAGAGGAACGGCCTGGCCGTCGGCGATCCGATGGACGGGCGCTTTTTCATCATCACGACGGCGGACGGCGGGGCCGCCTGGACGCCCCTGCCGGCGGATTCGCGGCCGGCCGCCCGCGAGGGAGAAGCCGCCTTCGCCGCTTCAGGGACGAGCCTGGCTGTTTGGGGCCGGGACCGGATCTGGCTCGGCACCGGAGGGTCCGCCGCCCGCGTCTGGCGGTCGGAGGACGCGGGGCTCCATTGGGAAGCCGTCCCCTCGGGCCTTCTCGAAGGCGGCGCGTCGGCCGGAAGCTTTTCCGTCGCTTTCCTCGACGGCCGGTCGGGCATCGCCGTCGGCGGCGATTATCGGGCCGAGACCGCGGCCTCCGGGAACGCGGCGACCTCCGCCGACGGCGGCCGGACATGGGTCCCGCTCTGGGAGGGGCGGCCCGGCGGCTTCCGCGAAGCCGCGGCCTTCGTCCCCGGCGCGAGGCCGCCCGTCGCGGTCGCGGTCGGGCCTTCCGGCTCGGATCTCTCGCGCGACCTGGGGCGGACGTGGACGCCGATCGACGGCCCCGCGGGGTTCCACTCCCTCTCCTTCGCCAAGAAAGGGCGGGCCGGCTGGGCGGTCGGCCGGAACGGCCTGATCGCCAAGCTGAGATCCTGACCGGCGGCGGCCGCGGGGCTCAGCGGTTGAGGACGTAGATCGCGGCGTTCAAGACCGCGGCGAAGCCGACCCACAGGAAGTAGGGCACGAGGAGATAGCCGGCGGCCCTAGAGATCCTATGAAAGCGCGGGATCAGGCCCAGGATCACGACGAGCAGCGCCACGATGATGATGAAGGCCCCCAGGATGCGGCGGGCGCCGAAGAACATGACCGACCAGAGGACGTTGAGGCCGAGCTGGGCGGCGAAGGCGAAGAGCGCCTGTCTGACCTCGGGCCGCTCGGTTCCCCTGACGTAGACGAGCCACGCGGCGATCCCCATCAGGGCATAGAGCGCGATCCAGACCGGCCCGAAGATCCAGTTGGGTGGATTGAACGACGGCTTGGCCAGCCCGGCGTACCAGCCGGGGATGGCCGGCCTCGTGAACAGCGAGCCGGCGACTCCCGCCAGCTCGCAGATGACGACGAACACTGCGATCCCGACGATCCTTCTCATCCGGCCCTCCTGCCAGGGGACAAGAACTGAGGCCGCGCGGCTTCGAGCCGTCGGACCCGCCCTCAAGTGAATGTATCCCAAGGCGGAAAAGGCTGTCAACGGCCGGCCCGCCAAGCCGGGCCGGCCCAAAAATGGTATCATAGGCTTTTAAAGGAGCATCGCCCTGGACGCCATCCGCGCCGAAGATCTGGTGAAAACGTTTGACGGCTTCACTGCCGTGGACCACGTCTCTTTCACTGTCGCGGACGGCGAGCTTTTCGGCCTTCTAGGCCCCAACGGCGCGGGAAAGACGACGACCATCAATATGCTCTCGACCCTGCTCCGGCCGACCGCCGGCGCCGCCCTGGTGGCCGGCTTTGACGTGGCCCGCGACCGCGACGCCGTGCGCCGGGCGATCGGCGTCGTCTTTCAGGAGCCGGCCCTGGACGGCCGCCTGACCGGGCGGGAGAACCTGGAATTCCACGCGATGATGTACGGCCTGGGCAAGGCCGAGCGGAAGCGCCGGATCGATGACGTCCTGGCGCTGGTAGAGCTCACCGACCGGGCCGCGACCCTCGTCGACAAGTACTCGGGCGGCATGAAGCGGCGCCTCGAGATCGCCCGGGGCCTGACCCATCGGCCCAAGGTCCTGTTCCTGGACGAGCCGACCCTGGGCCTCGACGCCCAGACGCGGCGCCACATCTGGGATTATGTCCGCAAGCTCAATAAAGAGGCGGGCGTGACCATCATCCTGACCACCCATTACATGGAGGAGGCCGACTTCCTCTGCGACCGGGTGGCCATCATGGACCACGGCCGGTTCGTCGCCCTCGACGCGCCGGCCCGGCTCAAGGATATCCTGGGCGGCGACGTCGTCTCGCTCGAGATCGAGGGGGACGCGGCCCCCTTCCTCGAGGCCCTGGCCCGCGAGCCCTGGATCACGCGGACCCGGGTCCACGATCACGTCCTGTCCCTGACCATGGACAAGGGCGAGCGGCGCATCCCGGAGCTTGTCATGATGGCCCGGGAGCACGGGGTCGCGGTCGCCTGCGTCAGCCTCCGCAAGCCCAGCCTGGAGGACGTCTTCCTGCATTTCGCCGGCCGGACGATCCGCGAGCGCGAGGCCGATCAGGGCGAGCGCCTGCGGGCGGCGATGAGACGGCACGGCCCGGTGCGCCGATGAAGATCCAGCGGACCGCGATCTACGTCCTGTGGCGGCGGGAGATGATCCGCTTCGGCCGGGCCAAGTCCCGGGTCGTCGGCTCCCTGGCCATGCCCGTCTTCTTCCTGGCCTTCCTCGGCCTCGGCTTCCGGCGCATGCCGGTGCCCGGCATGGGCGGCGGCTCGGGCTATATCGGCTTCCTGGCCCCGGGCATCATCGGCATGACCCTGCTCTTCTCCTCGTCCATGCAGGGCATGTCGGTCCTCTGGGACCGGGAATTCGGCTTTCTCAAGGAGATCATGGTCGCCCCGGTCAGCCGGCTGTCGCTCGTCCTCGGCCGCATCGCCGGGGGCGCGACGACCTCGATGCTGCAGGGGATCCTCATCTTCGGGGCCTCGCTCCTCCTGGGCTTTCGCTTCCGCGGCCCGGCGGCCTTCCTCTTCGGCCTTGTCTTCATGCTGCTCATCGCCTTCACCTTCATCGGCCTGGGGCTCGTGTTCGCCTCGCGGATGAAGGACATGCAGGGCTTCGGCATCATCATGAACTTCGTCATCTTCCCGTTCTTCTTCCTCTCCGGCGCGCTCACCCCGCTCGAGAACTTTCCCTGGATCATCCGGGCCCTGTCCTACGCCGATCCCCTGACCTACGGGGTGGACGGCCTGCGCGGGGTCCTGATCGGCGCGTCGTCGCTGCCCGTCCTTGTCGATCTGGCCGCCATGGCCGGATTCGCCGTGGTCATGCTCTTCCTGGGCGCCTATTCCTTCGAGACCAGCGAAGGGGTCTAGCGGCGCCGGCGCCTTGACCGCGTCTCCCGACCCGGCTATCATGGGCGCTACGGAAATACGCCGGCAGGGAGGACGACATCGATGGGCAAGATCCTGTCCTATTGCGGGCTCGATTGCGGGGAATGCGAGGCTTACATCGCGACCCAAAAGAACGATCGGGCCGGCCTCGAGGCCGTGGCCAAGGATTGGTCCCGCCGCTACGGCGGCCAGAACCTGGGCGCCGAGGCCTGCGTTTGCGACGGCTGCTCGACCGGCAAGAGGATCAGCACGGCCCACGCCGCGACTTGCGGCATCCGCCTCTGCGCCTCGAAGCGCGGCGTCGTCACCTGCGCCCACTGCTCCGCCTACGGCTGCGAAACGCTGCAGCAGTTCTTCGCCTTTGCCCCCGTGCTCAAGGACAAGCTCGAGGCGATCCGCAAAACGCTCGGCAAGTAGCCGCTCCGCCGCCCCCGGCCGGGCGGCGGGCGCCGGGAATTGACCCGGGCGAGCCGGCGGCGATATGATGGCGGCGCCCGTGCCATAGGAGGTTTCCGATGCCCGCATCCCGCCGCCTCTCCCGAGCCGCCGTCGCGTCCGTCTTCGCCGTCCTGACCCTGGGATCAGCCGGACCTGCCGCCCGGAAGGCCCCGGCCGCGCCGCAGGCTAAAAAGGCCGTCGCCGCCGTGCCGCCCGGCCTCGACGCCGCGGTAGCCCGGATCATGAAGGCCTTCGAGGTCCCCGGCCTGGCCCTGGCCGTCGTCAAGGACGGGAAGGTCGCCCTGGCCAAGGGCTACGGCGTCCGGAAGCTGGGCGATCCCGCGCCGGTCGATGCCGGGACGCTTTTCGGCATCGCCTCGAACACCAAGGTCTTCACCGCGACGGCGCTCGGCCTGCTGGTCGAAGAGGGCCGGATCGCCTGGGATGCGCCCGTCGTCGACTATCTCCCCTGGTTCATGATGTACGATCCGTACGTGACGCGGGAGATCACGGTCCGGGACCTGCTCGTCCACCGCAGCGGCCTGGGCCTCGGGGCGGGCGACCTGCTCTGGTGGCCGGCCTCGACGTATGACCGGCCGGAGATCGCCCGGCGGCTGCGGTACATCAAGCCGGCCGCGTCGTTCCGGAGCGCTTATGCCTACGACAACGTGCTCTATACCGTCGCCGGCGAGGTCATCAAGGCGGTGAGCGGCCAGAGCTGGGAAGATTTTGTGGCCTCGCGCATCCTGAAAAAGGCCGGCCTGAGCGCGAGCAACGTGCGCCATTCGGCCGCGGCAGAGGGCGGGAACGTCGCCGCGCCGCACGCCCGGGTCGAGGGCGCCGTCCGGCCGATCGCGCCGTTCACGAGCGACAATACGAACCCGGCCGGCGGCATCAACTCCAGCGCCGCGGACATGGCCAAGTGGCTGCTCGTGCGGCTCAACCGGGGCAGGCTGGCCGACGGGACGGCGCTCTATTCGGAGCGGACCGCCCGGCAGATCGAGACCCCGGTGACCATCATTCCGAACCCCGCCCCGCCCGCCGAGCTGGCTCCCCTGAGGTCCAACTTCTCTGCCTACGCGCTGGGGGTCGGGGTCCGCGAATACCGCGGCCAGCGCGTCCTGACCCACACGGGCGGGCTGCCGGGCTATGTCTCGATGGTGACGCTCCTGCCGGAGCGGAACCTGGGGATCGCCGTCCTGACCAACGCCGAATCGACCGAGGCCTTCTCGGCCCTGACCTGGCTCGTCGTCGATCACGACCTCGGCGCGCCGGCGACCGACTGGACGGCCGCCTACCTCAGGCTCAAGACCAGGGAGGACGTGGAGACCGCCGCGGCTCTCGGCAGGTCGTCTTTGGCCCGCGACGCGTCGTCCCGGCCGTCGCTGCCTCCGGCGAAATACGCGGGGACCTACACGGACGCCTGGTACGGCGACGTCGTCCTCGCGGAGCAGAACGGGCGCCTGGTCCTGCGCTTCACCCGGACGCCGGCGCTTGTCGGCGACCTGGAGCACTGGCAGCACGACACCTTCGTCGTCCGCTGGCGCGACCGGGAGCTGCGGGCCGACGCTTACATCACCTTCGCCCTCAACCCGGACGGGTCGGTCGAGCGGGCCAGGATGGAGGCGGTGTCGCCGGAGACGGATTTCAGCTACGATTTCCAGGACCTGGAGCTGAGGCCGTCAAGGAAGGAGATGCGCTGAGCCGCCGGCCCGAAGGCCGGCGGCCCCGCGCTCAGGATCGGGATCAGAAGCCGATGCCGACGAGGACGGAGAAACCCTTGTTCTTGAGGGAGGAGACTTCCGGATTCTCGGGTTCGTCGTAGATGTTGCTCAGGCCGAGGTGATAACGGCCCTCGAGCGACAGAATGACCTTGGGGAGCTTGATGTCGACGCCCGCGCCGAAGACGCCGGCAAGCTCGGTCTTCTTGTAGGAGTCGGTGGTGTCGTAATAATAGTTCATGTCGGGTTCGTCGCTGGTGAGATAGTCGATATCATAGCCCGAACGGCCCTTGAGCAGGTACGAGAAGGAAGGACCGGCATACAGGAAGGGCTTGGCCGGCCCGCTGAGGAAGCTGTACTTGACCAGGACAGGCACCTCGACGTAATCGACCAGCATCAGGCTGGTGACTTTGATCTCCTCGTTCGTCTCTTGGTCGTAGGACAGGCCGCGGCGCGAGTACAGGACCTCGGGCTGGATCGAGACGGGCCCGAGCTTGAAGTTCACGAAGATCCCGCCGGTGAGACCGGTGTTGTTCTTGAACTCCGGCATGTCGGTGTACGTCGTCTTGATCGTCATGCTGGTGAAGTTCAGGCCGCCCTTGAGGCCGATGGTCGCGGCTCCGGCCTGCGGGGCGAGGCAGACCGCCGTGAGAGCGATGAGCAGGATTGCGGGCAACTTTTTCAACTTTTCCTCCAGATGAAATTTATTTTGGGAACGAAGCGCCATTTTAAGCGGCCCGGCCCGGGCGACAATCGTCGCGGGAGGTGATACGCGGGGTGATTTGCCCGGCTCGCCGGGATGAGGCCGACCGGGGGAGCGCACGGCATCCTTGACTCGCCGGCCTGACCGCCGATATCATC
Coding sequences:
- a CDS encoding nitroreductase family protein; amino-acid sequence: MDKPPLEVMRARYSCRAYLPKPLDDWTQAGLRARLEGLRAGPFGGRVRFLLAAAAAGDEREIKGLGTYGNIRNPQAFIIGAVGSGTGDLEDFGYLMEKAVLAAVDLGLATCWLGGGFRQSRFAAKIGVAGNETVPAVVSVGYPADASHPGGLQGFFSGRTSRLAPDKLFFSPDFGRPLGPGEGGPLGPALEAVRWGPSASNKQPWRIVRAGRLWHFYLQRTKGYGNGLLNRIMGTADLQRVDLGIAMSHFELAARELGAVGTWLSADPGLALPDDLTGYTATWREAVPAGPESEGR
- a CDS encoding oxidoreductase; amino-acid sequence: MKIRPGRVRMPRALVAAGILSVTAMACAKPPAPGPRADQAVSWVVQASGAAANLRGVSAVDDRTAWASGSNGTVLRTLDGGATWALIPVPGAEKTDFRDIEAFGPDEAVVMGVDRPARIYRTTDGGGTWALAYFDDTPGIFLDGLAFFDERNGLAVGDPMDGRFFIITTADGGAAWTPLPADSRPAAREGEAAFAASGTSLAVWGRDRIWLGTGGSAARVWRSEDAGLHWEAVPSGLLEGGASAGSFSVAFLDGRSGIAVGGDYRAETAASGNAATSADGGRTWVPLWEGRPGGFREAAAFVPGARPPVAVAVGPSGSDLSRDLGRTWTPIDGPAGFHSLSFAKKGRAGWAVGRNGLIAKLRS
- a CDS encoding TspO/MBR family protein is translated as MRRIVGIAVFVVICELAGVAGSLFTRPAIPGWYAGLAKPSFNPPNWIFGPVWIALYALMGIAAWLVYVRGTERPEVRQALFAFAAQLGLNVLWSVMFFGARRILGAFIIIVALLVVILGLIPRFHRISRAAGYLLVPYFLWVGFAAVLNAAIYVLNR
- a CDS encoding ATP-binding cassette domain-containing protein gives rise to the protein MKTFDGFTAVDHVSFTVADGELFGLLGPNGAGKTTTINMLSTLLRPTAGAALVAGFDVARDRDAVRRAIGVVFQEPALDGRLTGRENLEFHAMMYGLGKAERKRRIDDVLALVELTDRAATLVDKYSGGMKRRLEIARGLTHRPKVLFLDEPTLGLDAQTRRHIWDYVRKLNKEAGVTIILTTHYMEEADFLCDRVAIMDHGRFVALDAPARLKDILGGDVVSLEIEGDAAPFLEALAREPWITRTRVHDHVLSLTMDKGERRIPELVMMAREHGVAVACVSLRKPSLEDVFLHFAGRTIREREADQGERLRAAMRRHGPVRR
- a CDS encoding ABC transporter permease, yielding MKIQRTAIYVLWRREMIRFGRAKSRVVGSLAMPVFFLAFLGLGFRRMPVPGMGGGSGYIGFLAPGIIGMTLLFSSSMQGMSVLWDREFGFLKEIMVAPVSRLSLVLGRIAGGATTSMLQGILIFGASLLLGFRFRGPAAFLFGLVFMLLIAFTFIGLGLVFASRMKDMQGFGIIMNFVIFPFFFLSGALTPLENFPWIIRALSYADPLTYGVDGLRGVLIGASSLPVLVDLAAMAGFAVVMLFLGAYSFETSEGV
- a CDS encoding DUF3795 domain-containing protein, producing MGKILSYCGLDCGECEAYIATQKNDRAGLEAVAKDWSRRYGGQNLGAEACVCDGCSTGKRISTAHAATCGIRLCASKRGVVTCAHCSAYGCETLQQFFAFAPVLKDKLEAIRKTLGK
- a CDS encoding serine hydrolase: MPASRRLSRAAVASVFAVLTLGSAGPAARKAPAAPQAKKAVAAVPPGLDAAVARIMKAFEVPGLALAVVKDGKVALAKGYGVRKLGDPAPVDAGTLFGIASNTKVFTATALGLLVEEGRIAWDAPVVDYLPWFMMYDPYVTREITVRDLLVHRSGLGLGAGDLLWWPASTYDRPEIARRLRYIKPAASFRSAYAYDNVLYTVAGEVIKAVSGQSWEDFVASRILKKAGLSASNVRHSAAAEGGNVAAPHARVEGAVRPIAPFTSDNTNPAGGINSSAADMAKWLLVRLNRGRLADGTALYSERTARQIETPVTIIPNPAPPAELAPLRSNFSAYALGVGVREYRGQRVLTHTGGLPGYVSMVTLLPERNLGIAVLTNAESTEAFSALTWLVVDHDLGAPATDWTAAYLRLKTREDVETAAALGRSSLARDASSRPSLPPAKYAGTYTDAWYGDVVLAEQNGRLVLRFTRTPALVGDLEHWQHDTFVVRWRDRELRADAYITFALNPDGSVERARMEAVSPETDFSYDFQDLELRPSRKEMR
- a CDS encoding porin family protein is translated as MKKLPAILLIALTAVCLAPQAGAATIGLKGGLNFTSMTIKTTYTDMPEFKNNTGLTGGIFVNFKLGPVSIQPEVLYSRRGLSYDQETNEEIKVTSLMLVDYVEVPVLVKYSFLSGPAKPFLYAGPSFSYLLKGRSGYDIDYLTSDEPDMNYYYDTTDSYKKTELAGVFGAGVDIKLPKVILSLEGRYHLGLSNIYDEPENPEVSSLKNKGFSVLVGIGF